A genomic stretch from Hemibagrus wyckioides isolate EC202008001 linkage group LG18, SWU_Hwy_1.0, whole genome shotgun sequence includes:
- the ftsj1 gene encoding putative tRNA (cytidine(32)/guanosine(34)-2'-O)-methyltransferase: protein MGRSSKDKRDIYYRLAKEEGWRARSAFKLLQLDEEFNLFKGVRRAVDLCAAPGSWSQVLSRKLRVKESSEEVKIVAVDLQAMAPLPGVTQIQGDITKISTAQEIIRHFEGQAADLVVCDGAPDVTGLHDVDEYIQAQLLLAALNITTHVLKPGGNFVAKIFRGKDVTLLYSQLKIFFSTVTCAKPRSSRNSSIEAFVVCQNYSPPEGYVPNMSNPLLDHSYDVDFNQLEGPNRIIVPFLACGDLSAFDSDRTYPLQLDSNKEYEYLPPTQPPIRPPYQQACHLRKNNLLAKEDSPSAPLEGALSTMNLETQLETDIATPETH, encoded by the exons ATGGGCCGCTCCTCCAAAGACAAGCGCGATATTTACTACAGACTGGCTAAAGAGGAGGGCTGGCGAGCCAGGAGCGCCTTCAAACTGCTGCAGCTGGACGAAGAGTTCAATCTGTTTAAAG GTGTGAGACGAGCAGTGGATTTGTGTGCCGCACCGGGCAGCTGGAGTCAGGTTCTGAGCCGCAAACTCCG AGTGAAAGAGTCGAGCGAGGAGGTGAAGATTGTAGCAGTGGATCTGCAGGCGATGGCGCCTTTACCCGGAGTCACACAGATTCAAGGAGATATCACTAAG ATTTCCACAGCTCAGGAGATTATCAGGCACTTTGAGGGCCAGGCGGCAGACTTGGTGGTGTGTGACGGTGCCCCTGATG TTACAGGACTGCACGACGTAGACGAGTACATTCAAGCCCAGCTCCTTCTCGCT gctCTGAATATCACAACCCACGTTCTAAAGCCTGGAGGCAACTTTGTGGCCAAG ATCTTTAGAGGGAAGGATGTGACGCTGCTTTATTCTCAGCTCAAAATCTTCTTCAGTACAGTGACCTGTGCCAAACCACGCAGCAGCCGGAACTCCAGCATCG AGGCGTTTGTAGTGTGCCAGAATTATTCACCCCCTGAAGGTTACGTCCCCAACATGTCTAACCCACTGCTGGATCACTCGTATG ATGTGGATTTCAACCAGCTCGAGGGACCGAACAGGATAATCGTTCCTTTTCTGGCGTGTGGAGACCTCAGTGCGTTCGACTCGGACAGGACCTACCCACTGCAG cTGGACTCGAATAAGGAGTACGAGTATTTGCCGCCCACACAGCCTCCGATTCGACCGCCATATCAGCAAGCCTGTCATTTACGCAAAAACAACCTGCTGGCCAAAGAGGACTCGCCTTCTGCCCCACTAGAGGGAGCTCTTTCCACCATGAACCTCGAAACCCAACTGGAAACTGACATTGCCACACCTGAAACTCACTGA